The Salvelinus fontinalis isolate EN_2023a chromosome 24, ASM2944872v1, whole genome shotgun sequence genome has a segment encoding these proteins:
- the LOC129822287 gene encoding tsukushi-like isoform X1, which translates to MAKSMMAFPLCVSLWLLLAVHGQAGAVKNCHPSCHCEVESFGLFDSFSLTRVDCRGVGTSPIPIPLDTAHLDLSSNSMSLLTDNMLSGPGYTTLVSLDLSNNRISMVSPKALSRLRYLESLDLSHNFLEGLDEGCFSGLPLAEVDLSHNHFREFDLDMFITKGHGEPINVDLSHNQLTVVSRSSSRSPLLHVQSLTLAANQLRAVPKLKGIPLRDLSLDGNIILRIEEGAFEDLKDLVHLSLSALPELSDIQPNSFRGLQNLQVLDLSNNAKLKTLSPAVFSGLVSLQELNLSNSGVTSLPNNMLSHLPSIKSITLGQNIHCWRAQKQGQFHRQLGQEQKHDEVLTCDVKGIVP; encoded by the exons ATGGCAAAG AGCATGATGGCGTTCCCCCTGTGTGTTAGTCTGTGGCTGCTCCTGGCTGTCCATGGCCAGGCTGGAGCTGTGAAGAACTGCCACCCAAGCTGCCACTGTGAAGTGGAGAGCTTCGGCCTGTTCGACAGCTTCAGCCTGACCAGGGTGGACTGCAGGGGAGTGGGCAccagccccatccccatccccctgGACACGGCCCACCTGGACCTGTCCTCCAACTCCATGTCCCTGCTGACCGACAACATGCTCTCTGGACCTGGCTATACCACCTTGGTCAGCCTGGACCTCAGCAACAACCGCATTTCCATGGTCAGCCCCAAGGCCCTGTCCAGGCTGCGCTACCTGGAGTCTCTGGACCTCAGCCACAACTTCCTGGAGGGCCTGGATGAGGGCTGCTTCTCTGGCCTCCCTCTGGCCGAGGTGGACCTCAGCCACAACCACTTCCGGGAGTTTGACCTCGATATGTTCATCACTAAAGGTCACGGAGAGCCAATCAACGTGGATCTGTCCCACAACCAGCTGACGGTGGTCTCCAGGAGTTCCTCTAGGAGCCCTTTGCTACATGTCCAGAGCCTGACTCTAGCAGCCAATCAGCTGAGGGCCGTGCCCAAGCTAAAAGGCATCCCGTTGAGGGACCTAAGCCTGGATGGGAACATAATCTTGCGCATTGAGGAGGGGGCCTTTGAGGACCTCAAGGACCTGGTTCACCTATCCCTCAGTGCGCTTCCTGAGCTCTCTGACATCCAGCCTAACAGTTTCAGAGGCCTTCAGAACCTTCAGGTCTTGGACCTGTCCAACAATGCCAAGCTAAAGACACTGAGCCCAGCTGTGTTCAGTGGACTTGTGTCTCTACAGGAGCTCAATCTGTCCAACTCTGGTGTAACGTCATTGCCAAATAACATGCTAAGTCACTTGCCAAGCATCAAGAGTATTACCCTGGGCCAGAATATCCATTGTTGGAGGGCTCAAAAGCAGGGCCAGTTTCACAGGCAGCTCGGACAGGAACAGAAACATGACGAGGTGCTAACCTGTGACGTTAAAGGCATTGTGCCGTGA
- the LOC129822287 gene encoding tsukushi-like isoform X2 encodes MMAFPLCVSLWLLLAVHGQAGAVKNCHPSCHCEVESFGLFDSFSLTRVDCRGVGTSPIPIPLDTAHLDLSSNSMSLLTDNMLSGPGYTTLVSLDLSNNRISMVSPKALSRLRYLESLDLSHNFLEGLDEGCFSGLPLAEVDLSHNHFREFDLDMFITKGHGEPINVDLSHNQLTVVSRSSSRSPLLHVQSLTLAANQLRAVPKLKGIPLRDLSLDGNIILRIEEGAFEDLKDLVHLSLSALPELSDIQPNSFRGLQNLQVLDLSNNAKLKTLSPAVFSGLVSLQELNLSNSGVTSLPNNMLSHLPSIKSITLGQNIHCWRAQKQGQFHRQLGQEQKHDEVLTCDVKGIVP; translated from the coding sequence ATGATGGCGTTCCCCCTGTGTGTTAGTCTGTGGCTGCTCCTGGCTGTCCATGGCCAGGCTGGAGCTGTGAAGAACTGCCACCCAAGCTGCCACTGTGAAGTGGAGAGCTTCGGCCTGTTCGACAGCTTCAGCCTGACCAGGGTGGACTGCAGGGGAGTGGGCAccagccccatccccatccccctgGACACGGCCCACCTGGACCTGTCCTCCAACTCCATGTCCCTGCTGACCGACAACATGCTCTCTGGACCTGGCTATACCACCTTGGTCAGCCTGGACCTCAGCAACAACCGCATTTCCATGGTCAGCCCCAAGGCCCTGTCCAGGCTGCGCTACCTGGAGTCTCTGGACCTCAGCCACAACTTCCTGGAGGGCCTGGATGAGGGCTGCTTCTCTGGCCTCCCTCTGGCCGAGGTGGACCTCAGCCACAACCACTTCCGGGAGTTTGACCTCGATATGTTCATCACTAAAGGTCACGGAGAGCCAATCAACGTGGATCTGTCCCACAACCAGCTGACGGTGGTCTCCAGGAGTTCCTCTAGGAGCCCTTTGCTACATGTCCAGAGCCTGACTCTAGCAGCCAATCAGCTGAGGGCCGTGCCCAAGCTAAAAGGCATCCCGTTGAGGGACCTAAGCCTGGATGGGAACATAATCTTGCGCATTGAGGAGGGGGCCTTTGAGGACCTCAAGGACCTGGTTCACCTATCCCTCAGTGCGCTTCCTGAGCTCTCTGACATCCAGCCTAACAGTTTCAGAGGCCTTCAGAACCTTCAGGTCTTGGACCTGTCCAACAATGCCAAGCTAAAGACACTGAGCCCAGCTGTGTTCAGTGGACTTGTGTCTCTACAGGAGCTCAATCTGTCCAACTCTGGTGTAACGTCATTGCCAAATAACATGCTAAGTCACTTGCCAAGCATCAAGAGTATTACCCTGGGCCAGAATATCCATTGTTGGAGGGCTCAAAAGCAGGGCCAGTTTCACAGGCAGCTCGGACAGGAACAGAAACATGACGAGGTGCTAACCTGTGACGTTAAAGGCATTGTGCCGTGA